A part of Solibacillus sp. FSL H8-0538 genomic DNA contains:
- the sufC gene encoding Fe-S cluster assembly ATPase SufC, whose translation MATLEIKDLHVEIDGKEILKGVNLTINTNEIHAIMGPNGTGKSTLASAIMGHPKYVVTQGEVLMDGENVLDMEVDERALAGLFLAMQYPSEIAGVTNADFLRSAINARREEGQEISLMKFIRELDKTMDFLEMPEEMAQRYLNEGFSGGEKKRNEILQLMMIKPTFAILDEIDSGLDIDALKVVSKGINEMRGEGFGCLMITHYQRLLNYITPDHVHVMMQGKVVKSGGQELAQKLEAEGYDWIKQELGIEDETVGTEA comes from the coding sequence ATGGCAACTTTAGAAATTAAAGATCTTCACGTTGAAATCGACGGTAAAGAGATTTTAAAAGGTGTAAACCTAACAATTAACACAAATGAAATCCACGCAATTATGGGTCCTAACGGTACTGGTAAATCGACGTTAGCATCTGCAATTATGGGGCATCCTAAATACGTAGTAACGCAAGGTGAAGTTTTAATGGATGGCGAAAACGTATTAGATATGGAAGTTGACGAGCGTGCTCTAGCAGGACTTTTCTTAGCTATGCAATATCCATCAGAAATTGCTGGTGTTACAAATGCGGACTTCTTACGTTCTGCTATCAACGCACGTCGTGAAGAAGGTCAAGAAATTTCTCTAATGAAATTCATCCGTGAATTAGACAAAACAATGGACTTCTTAGAAATGCCAGAAGAAATGGCTCAACGTTACCTTAATGAAGGCTTCTCTGGCGGGGAAAAGAAACGTAACGAAATCCTTCAATTAATGATGATCAAACCAACATTCGCTATCCTTGATGAGATTGACTCAGGACTTGATATCGATGCACTTAAAGTTGTATCGAAAGGAATCAATGAAATGCGCGGCGAAGGATTCGGTTGCCTAATGATCACTCACTACCAACGTTTACTTAACTACATCACGCCTGACCATGTACACGTTATGATGCAAGGTAAAGTTGTTAAATCGGGTGGTCAAGAATTAGCTCAAAAACT
- a CDS encoding response regulator, producing the protein MWKIAMVEDEQPILDLHKRILEKDHRFQVIASYSSPTIAALELTKIQADAFLLDIEMPKMTGIELAKKLVDEGIDVPIIFSTAYSQYAVDAFRVQALDYVLKPMTPNMVRQLDERLSKYYGVNKQQDEARLEVKLYGEAEVRINGQTVKWPTKITEELFYYLLVQEGKVVSKYSILDDIWPNHEEKRALANLYNTIYRMRQLFIELHLPIQIERINDGYELIANNAILRLPPLNVKVPLLETKGYLWAYTR; encoded by the coding sequence ATGTGGAAAATTGCAATGGTGGAGGATGAACAACCGATTTTAGATTTGCACAAACGAATTCTTGAAAAAGATCATCGCTTTCAAGTGATTGCTAGCTATTCATCTCCTACAATAGCAGCCTTAGAGCTAACAAAAATTCAGGCAGATGCGTTTTTATTAGATATCGAGATGCCTAAAATGACTGGAATTGAGCTTGCAAAAAAACTTGTAGATGAGGGAATTGATGTACCGATTATTTTTTCCACAGCGTACTCACAATACGCAGTAGATGCATTTCGTGTACAAGCGTTAGATTACGTACTAAAACCAATGACTCCAAATATGGTTCGCCAACTTGACGAAAGACTTTCTAAATATTATGGAGTAAATAAACAACAAGATGAGGCAAGGTTAGAAGTTAAATTGTATGGAGAGGCTGAAGTACGTATAAATGGTCAAACAGTGAAATGGCCTACGAAAATAACGGAAGAACTATTTTATTATTTACTTGTCCAAGAAGGGAAGGTTGTATCAAAATACAGTATTTTAGATGATATTTGGCCGAATCATGAGGAAAAGAGGGCACTAGCGAACTTGTATAATACGATTTATCGAATGCGGCAGCTTTTTATAGAGCTTCATCTGCCTATTCAAATTGAACGGATCAATGATGGTTATGAGCTAATAGCAAATAATGCAATTTTACGACTGCCTCCATTAAATGTTAAAGTGCCCCTTTTAGAAACAAAAGGCTATTTATGGGCTTATACAAGATGA
- a CDS encoding histidine kinase codes for MWKKITSWILIFLSMTILLFMLFNDQDTRKTKIKAENGVLDLTSITLDEEIVSLSGAWKFIPEQFSSPQVFQEDASTQVVPGAWKDDVQFGTYQLKIELPEHFEEIGLRVRNIWSAHRLYVNGEELASHGTLGTSKADVEPSNPTYELYFTPQKKTIIVTIQVADFYNARQGIVFPIDIGIAETIKKDVNKDVNLECTVIFIFLIFAIYHFSLFLLRTKDKAFFYSALYFISLAFLVLTRGERTLLRLFTNLPFEFYFRFQDFITFINGFMLICFVYYTVQEVLKRRTVFLLSMPLIVYSIAVLLFPARSLSSQQYVFFGYMSLLTVILIVRFFYIFITKKTKAPKNELITLIFIFSSLFMFALSGTFDQLFFSGRNIFNRIGMLFFILSMNVFLAMRLINRTTDAERFSERLEKATIGKDSFLEVTTKELEQPLYHALNVSRTIAAKTPSDEQRLLEQQLERLLYLVSDLKDFTRIRFEEFQIDVASINLQMILQHVITLHSLTIEKEKIRLFVQADVSLEVIANEQKLSQIMYRILETAIHHAVNGNVIISVIQLDTDVRITVEGNGPEDTRQIAADETGQSIGQAIIEQMGGSYGVHFVDNGICYTITLPFSKYVEQHNIQLASNVQIPSLESDVLLPKLLIVEDDYAHAEVLQTLLSSDYSIQLAHNAETALAKLEEYKPNFLLVDEVMPYKDGLSLTRIIREKYSYFDLPIIMLVADEYPTNISFVFDAGANDYVRKPATKETIMARLSAISLTKEAMNNALAHEMAFLQAQIKPHFLYNALSSIIYFCYTDGEKAGHLLTMLSTYLRYILNSSKENTLATLEKELEIIQAYVEIEQARFGERLIVQIDIDRAIDTKKVELPSLLLQPFVENAVRHGIFEKEGDGHVTLRIQQLPQMLQIEVIDDGVGMTDEQIGMLMEGKIMSNSGIGFSNVLRRVREIPNAQLTVKSKANEGTTITLKLPNEGE; via the coding sequence TTGTGGAAAAAGATAACGAGTTGGATACTTATATTCCTATCAATGACGATACTTTTATTTATGTTATTTAATGATCAAGATACCCGGAAAACGAAGATTAAAGCAGAGAATGGGGTGCTAGATTTAACGTCTATTACTTTAGATGAGGAAATTGTCTCGCTTTCAGGTGCGTGGAAATTCATACCTGAACAATTTAGCTCACCTCAAGTTTTTCAAGAAGATGCTTCTACACAAGTGGTACCAGGAGCCTGGAAGGATGATGTGCAATTTGGTACGTATCAGCTCAAAATTGAATTACCGGAACACTTCGAAGAAATTGGTTTACGGGTCCGAAATATTTGGTCTGCACATCGACTATATGTGAATGGAGAGGAGCTAGCCTCTCATGGAACATTAGGAACTAGTAAAGCAGATGTAGAGCCAAGTAATCCAACGTATGAGCTATATTTTACACCCCAAAAAAAAACAATTATCGTTACAATCCAAGTAGCAGATTTTTATAATGCAAGACAGGGGATCGTTTTCCCCATTGATATCGGTATAGCAGAAACAATTAAAAAAGATGTCAATAAAGATGTGAATTTAGAATGTACTGTTATATTTATTTTTCTCATTTTTGCTATCTATCACTTTAGTTTATTTTTACTTAGAACGAAAGATAAAGCGTTTTTTTATAGTGCACTTTACTTTATCTCATTGGCTTTTCTTGTGTTAACTCGTGGAGAGCGTACACTGTTAAGACTTTTTACAAATTTACCTTTTGAGTTTTATTTCCGATTCCAGGATTTTATCACATTTATTAATGGCTTTATGCTCATTTGTTTTGTTTATTATACAGTCCAAGAAGTGCTTAAGCGTAGGACTGTTTTCCTTTTATCGATGCCTTTAATCGTGTATAGTATTGCGGTTTTGTTATTTCCTGCACGATCATTATCAAGTCAGCAATATGTTTTTTTCGGCTATATGAGTTTACTCACGGTTATTTTAATCGTGCGCTTTTTCTACATATTTATTACGAAAAAAACAAAGGCTCCTAAAAATGAGTTAATCACGTTGATTTTTATCTTTTCTTCGTTATTTATGTTTGCACTTAGTGGTACTTTTGATCAGTTATTTTTCTCTGGACGGAACATTTTTAATCGTATTGGAATGCTTTTCTTTATTTTAAGCATGAACGTTTTTCTCGCAATGCGATTAATTAATCGAACAACGGATGCGGAGCGATTCAGTGAGCGACTCGAAAAAGCAACGATAGGAAAGGACTCTTTTTTAGAAGTAACAACCAAGGAGTTAGAGCAGCCTCTTTATCATGCACTAAATGTATCGAGGACAATAGCGGCCAAAACACCGTCCGATGAGCAACGTTTACTTGAACAGCAATTAGAACGCTTACTTTATTTAGTAAGTGACTTGAAGGATTTCACACGTATTCGTTTTGAGGAATTTCAAATTGATGTGGCATCGATTAATCTTCAAATGATACTCCAGCATGTCATTACCCTACACTCACTCACGATAGAAAAGGAAAAAATACGTTTATTCGTGCAAGCAGATGTTTCTTTAGAAGTGATAGCGAATGAACAAAAACTAAGCCAAATTATGTACCGAATACTTGAAACGGCCATTCACCATGCAGTCAATGGGAATGTGATCATATCCGTTATTCAACTTGACACAGATGTTCGTATTACTGTAGAAGGAAATGGACCAGAAGATACAAGGCAAATAGCAGCAGATGAAACAGGACAATCAATTGGGCAAGCCATTATTGAACAGATGGGTGGTTCTTATGGTGTTCATTTTGTCGACAATGGCATCTGTTACACGATTACATTACCGTTTTCCAAATATGTAGAACAGCATAATATTCAGCTTGCTTCTAATGTCCAAATACCAAGCTTAGAAAGTGACGTTCTTTTGCCTAAACTGCTAATTGTAGAGGATGATTATGCACACGCAGAGGTTCTACAAACGTTGCTGAGTAGTGATTATTCAATTCAGTTAGCACATAATGCAGAAACTGCTTTGGCAAAATTAGAAGAATATAAGCCTAATTTTCTATTAGTAGATGAAGTAATGCCATATAAAGATGGTTTATCTTTAACAAGGATTATACGAGAAAAGTATAGTTATTTTGATTTACCTATTATTATGCTTGTTGCTGATGAATATCCGACGAATATTTCATTCGTTTTCGATGCAGGAGCAAATGATTATGTTCGGAAGCCAGCGACAAAAGAAACAATTATGGCTAGGCTATCTGCAATTTCTTTAACAAAAGAGGCAATGAACAACGCGTTGGCGCATGAAATGGCATTTTTACAGGCACAAATAAAACCACATTTTTTATATAATGCCCTTAGTAGTATTATTTATTTTTGTTATACAGATGGTGAAAAGGCCGGACACTTATTAACAATGCTTTCAACTTATTTGCGATATATATTAAATTCGAGTAAAGAAAATACACTAGCTACATTGGAAAAAGAGCTGGAAATTATTCAAGCTTATGTGGAAATCGAGCAAGCACGTTTTGGAGAACGACTAATTGTACAAATCGATATTGATCGTGCGATAGATACGAAGAAGGTAGAGTTGCCAAGCTTACTTTTACAGCCTTTTGTCGAAAATGCTGTCCGACATGGGATTTTTGAAAAAGAGGGGGATGGCCATGTTACACTTCGCATTCAACAATTGCCTCAGATGTTACAGATTGAAGTAATTGATGACGGTGTTGGGATGACTGATGAGCAGATAGGGATGCTTATGGAAGGGAAAATTATGAGTAACAGCGGCATTGGCTTTAGTAATGTACTTCGCCGTGTACGAGAAATCCCAAATGCACAATTGACAGTGAAGTCTAAAGCAAATGAAGGAACAACTATTACATTAAAATTACCGAATGAAGGAGAATAG
- the gltD gene encoding glutamate synthase small subunit has product MGKPTGFMEYKREKMKEQPPLERVSSWNEYATRLTDESLQKQGARCMDCGTPFCHMGIEIRGTAAGCPINNVIPEWNDLVYKGQWKEALDRLHMTNNFPEFTGRVCPAPCEGSCILAITDPAVAIKSIERTIIDKGFENGWVTPRIPAKRTGRTVAIVGSGPAGLAAADQLNQLGHSVTVYERSDRLGGLLMYGIPNMKLEKDLIERRVNLLRLEGINFVVNTEIGKAITAEELRSQYDAVILCVGAQKQRTLRMEGAESGNIHLAMDYLTATTKSLLDSNFKDGKALDVKGQDVIVIGGGDTGADCVATALRQKCKSVYQFGKHPQQELTRTDETMWPKDPNIYKLDYAYAEADAQYGRDPREYCIQTQKIVADKNGDVKELHTIQMAKIMGDDGFHYFKELPGTEKVWPAQHVFVAIGFEGTERTLPEHFGVNVTNNRIQASMKDFETNVPGVFAAGDARRGQSLIVWAIKEGRAVAVCVDYHLTRVKVNA; this is encoded by the coding sequence ATGGGTAAACCAACTGGATTTATGGAATATAAACGAGAAAAAATGAAAGAACAACCGCCACTAGAGCGCGTCTCAAGTTGGAATGAGTATGCGACAAGGCTGACAGATGAATCTTTGCAAAAGCAAGGCGCACGCTGTATGGATTGCGGCACACCATTCTGTCATATGGGTATCGAAATCCGCGGTACAGCAGCGGGTTGTCCAATTAATAACGTCATCCCGGAATGGAATGATTTAGTGTATAAAGGGCAGTGGAAGGAAGCACTTGATCGTCTACATATGACGAATAACTTTCCGGAATTCACAGGGCGCGTTTGTCCAGCGCCTTGTGAGGGCTCTTGTATACTAGCAATTACCGATCCAGCAGTAGCGATTAAATCAATTGAGCGCACAATTATTGATAAAGGCTTTGAAAATGGCTGGGTAACGCCACGAATTCCAGCAAAGCGCACTGGTCGTACAGTCGCAATCGTTGGTTCAGGTCCAGCAGGTTTAGCAGCTGCCGATCAACTAAATCAACTAGGACATAGTGTTACAGTATATGAACGCTCGGATCGTTTAGGCGGTTTACTAATGTACGGTATTCCAAATATGAAGCTAGAAAAGGACCTTATCGAGCGTCGTGTAAACTTGCTACGCTTAGAAGGAATTAATTTTGTTGTCAATACCGAAATCGGTAAAGCTATTACAGCTGAAGAGTTACGTTCTCAGTATGATGCAGTTATTTTATGTGTCGGCGCGCAAAAGCAACGTACGCTTCGTATGGAGGGGGCTGAATCAGGGAATATCCATTTAGCGATGGACTATTTAACAGCAACAACAAAAAGCTTACTCGATTCAAACTTTAAAGACGGTAAAGCTTTAGATGTCAAAGGCCAAGATGTGATTGTGATTGGTGGTGGGGATACAGGTGCGGACTGTGTGGCAACCGCACTACGTCAAAAATGCAAATCAGTGTATCAATTCGGGAAGCATCCACAGCAAGAATTAACACGTACGGATGAAACAATGTGGCCGAAAGATCCAAACATTTACAAATTAGATTATGCCTATGCGGAAGCGGACGCACAATACGGCCGTGATCCACGTGAGTATTGCATCCAAACACAAAAAATCGTGGCGGATAAAAATGGGGATGTGAAAGAACTACACACAATTCAAATGGCAAAAATCATGGGCGATGATGGCTTCCATTACTTTAAAGAGCTTCCAGGGACAGAAAAAGTGTGGCCAGCACAGCATGTCTTTGTTGCAATTGGCTTTGAAGGAACGGAAAGAACATTACCGGAGCATTTCGGTGTCAACGTTACTAACAACCGTATTCAGGCATCGATGAAGGATTTTGAAACAAACGTACCAGGCGTCTTTGCAGCAGGTGATGCGCGCCGCGGCCAAAGCTTAATTGTTTGGGCGATTAAAGAAGGTCGTGCGGTGGCGGTGTGTGTTGATTACCATTTAACTCGTGTTAAAGTAAACGCATAA
- the gltB gene encoding glutamate synthase large subunit has protein sequence MTFHQLPKAQGLYSPEFEHDACGIGMYANIKGRASHEIVKNGLEMLCRLEHRAGRGGDGKTGDGAGLMVQIPDAFFKLNCRELNLPVKGEYGVGQLFFTENEQQRHAIEAKINELIEQEGQVLIGWRTAPTNKENLSDIAKATAPVVRQVFIQATNTKDTLAFERKLYLIRKQTEHWTDAKGYEFYCPSMSSQTMVFKGLLSPEEVSDFYMDLQDASFISALALVHSRYSTNTFPSWKRAHPNRYIIHNGEINTLRGNINWMRAREQQIVSEAFGDDLEKLLPIIDTTGSDSSMLDNAFEFFVLAGRTPAHAAMMMIPKPWTENPRIAEDRKAFYQYHSSLMEPWDGPTAICFTDGKQIGAILDRNGLRPGRIYVTKDDHIIFSSETGVVDVAEEDVLYKDRLSPGRMLLVDLEQGKIISDEELKEEIASAHPYAQWLEDNMLKVQVDEEQAVEVTNLTLRQKINGYTFEDVQKYIVPLAKEGKDPLGSMGNDSPLAVLSERPQSLFNYFKQLFAQVTNPPIDSIREHVVTSTMTLLGAEGDLLHPTAENARRIMLDTPVLTNAEYNNLINNNEEHFQVAEIRLSFTEDLEKELNRIKAEAEAAVIGGKTLVVLTDYEEDANQLTVPILLAASALHQYLIRVGLRTKVSILVNSGEVREVHHFAALIGFGVDAINPYLAYATIQEAIDNGHLAISYKDAVKKFRKGAADGVVKVMSKMGISTVQSYRGAQVFEAVGISKAVIDEHFTGTASQIDGISLETIGEEAKRRHDSAVESLRAELESGSNFQWRADGEHHAFNPKTIHTLQWATRKNDYGLYRMYAEMANEERIGFLRNLFDFKKAERRLPLEEVESVDLIVKRFKSGAMSFGSLSKEAHETLAIAMNRLGARSNSGEGGEDPARFTVDVNGDNRRSAIKQIASGRFGVKSHYLVNADELQIKMAQGAKPGEGGQLPGNKVYPWVAEVRGSTPGVGLISPPPHHDIYSIEDMAELIHDLKNANRHARISVKLVAKAGVGTIAAGVAKGAADVIVISGYDGGTGASPKTSIKHTGLPWELGLAEAHQTLMLNGLRDRVILETDGKLMTGKDVVMAALLGAEEYAFATAPLIVLGCVMMRACHLDTCPVGVATQNPELRAKFMGNADHVVNYMRFIAEEMREYMSILGFRTVEEMVGRTDVLEISERTKQHWKANQLDLSALLHQVQGTRTKQIQQDHHIDESFDIRVLLPKVSQAIVEKKKIELEYNIKNTNRVMGTIIGSEISKKYGEPGLEENTITLKFTGHAGQSFGAFIPRGMSMSCVGDVNDYFGKGLSGGKVVAIAPIKGAQEKNVIAGNVCLYGATSGSAFINGRAGHRFGVRNSGANIVVEGIGDHGCEYMTGGSIVVLGDVGQNFGAGMSGGIAYILPTDEAAFKAQCNMEMIEFERLQHKGEIESVRQFIIKHLEETDSSLALDVLAKWNDLVPKFVKVVPTDYKVIIGKIERHKLKGLTDELAAMLAFEETTGGNKEQAISK, from the coding sequence ATGACTTTTCATCAATTACCGAAAGCGCAAGGCCTTTATTCACCGGAGTTCGAGCACGATGCTTGTGGAATCGGAATGTACGCCAATATTAAAGGTCGTGCTTCACATGAAATTGTAAAAAACGGATTAGAAATGTTATGTCGCTTAGAGCACCGTGCTGGCCGTGGAGGAGATGGTAAAACGGGCGATGGAGCCGGCTTAATGGTCCAGATTCCGGATGCATTTTTCAAGTTAAACTGTAGGGAGTTAAATTTACCAGTAAAAGGCGAGTATGGTGTAGGGCAGCTATTCTTCACAGAAAATGAACAACAGCGTCATGCAATCGAAGCAAAAATAAACGAATTAATTGAGCAAGAAGGCCAGGTACTGATTGGCTGGAGAACTGCTCCAACGAATAAAGAAAACCTGAGTGATATTGCAAAAGCGACAGCACCTGTTGTACGCCAAGTATTTATTCAAGCAACGAACACAAAAGACACATTAGCATTTGAACGTAAACTGTATTTAATCCGCAAACAAACAGAACACTGGACAGATGCTAAAGGCTATGAATTCTACTGCCCAAGCATGTCGAGCCAAACAATGGTATTCAAAGGTTTACTTTCTCCAGAGGAAGTAAGTGACTTCTACATGGACCTACAAGACGCAAGCTTCATTTCCGCACTAGCACTCGTGCACTCACGCTATTCAACAAACACGTTCCCGTCATGGAAACGTGCCCATCCTAATCGTTACATCATTCATAATGGAGAAATTAATACACTGCGCGGCAATATTAACTGGATGCGCGCACGTGAGCAGCAAATTGTATCCGAAGCATTTGGTGATGATTTAGAAAAGCTATTACCGATCATTGATACAACAGGTTCGGACTCATCTATGCTCGATAATGCCTTCGAATTTTTCGTTTTAGCAGGTCGTACACCGGCCCATGCAGCAATGATGATGATTCCAAAGCCGTGGACAGAAAACCCGCGAATTGCAGAAGACCGTAAAGCATTTTATCAATATCATTCAAGCTTAATGGAGCCGTGGGATGGTCCTACAGCAATTTGCTTCACTGACGGTAAACAAATTGGTGCGATTTTGGACAGAAATGGCTTACGTCCTGGTCGAATTTATGTGACAAAGGATGACCATATAATCTTCTCATCTGAAACAGGTGTAGTAGATGTGGCAGAGGAAGATGTATTGTACAAAGATCGTTTAAGTCCAGGCCGCATGCTACTTGTTGATTTGGAACAAGGGAAAATCATTTCAGACGAAGAGCTAAAAGAAGAAATAGCAAGCGCACATCCTTATGCACAGTGGCTTGAAGACAATATGTTAAAAGTCCAAGTGGATGAAGAACAAGCAGTGGAAGTAACGAACTTAACGCTACGCCAAAAAATTAACGGCTACACATTTGAAGATGTGCAGAAATATATCGTACCGCTTGCTAAAGAAGGGAAGGATCCACTTGGCTCCATGGGGAATGATTCACCACTTGCGGTGTTATCCGAGCGCCCACAGTCACTGTTCAATTACTTTAAGCAGTTATTTGCCCAAGTAACGAATCCACCGATTGATTCTATCCGCGAGCATGTCGTAACTTCTACGATGACCTTACTTGGTGCAGAAGGTGATCTACTTCATCCAACGGCAGAAAATGCACGCCGTATTATGTTAGATACACCGGTACTAACAAACGCAGAGTACAATAACTTAATTAATAATAATGAAGAACATTTCCAGGTAGCTGAAATCCGCCTTTCATTTACTGAAGATTTAGAAAAAGAGTTGAATCGTATTAAAGCAGAAGCAGAGGCTGCGGTCATTGGTGGCAAAACTTTAGTAGTGCTGACGGATTACGAAGAAGATGCGAACCAACTAACGGTGCCCATATTACTTGCAGCAAGTGCACTGCATCAATATTTAATCCGTGTTGGGTTACGTACGAAAGTGAGCATCCTCGTCAATAGCGGTGAAGTGCGTGAAGTACATCATTTTGCAGCGCTAATTGGCTTCGGTGTCGATGCGATTAATCCGTACTTAGCATACGCAACAATTCAAGAAGCGATTGACAATGGCCACTTAGCAATTTCTTATAAAGATGCAGTGAAAAAATTCCGTAAAGGTGCTGCAGATGGCGTTGTGAAAGTAATGTCGAAAATGGGGATTTCAACAGTGCAATCATACCGTGGCGCTCAAGTATTTGAAGCGGTCGGTATTTCAAAAGCAGTAATTGATGAGCACTTTACAGGAACTGCATCTCAAATTGACGGTATTAGCTTAGAAACAATTGGCGAGGAAGCAAAACGTCGTCATGATAGCGCCGTTGAATCACTGCGTGCGGAACTTGAATCCGGAAGTAATTTTCAGTGGCGTGCGGACGGCGAGCATCATGCGTTCAATCCGAAAACAATTCATACATTGCAGTGGGCAACACGGAAAAATGATTACGGCCTCTACCGCATGTACGCAGAAATGGCGAATGAAGAACGCATCGGCTTCCTACGTAATTTATTTGATTTTAAAAAAGCAGAGCGTCGTCTTCCATTAGAAGAAGTGGAGTCTGTTGATTTAATTGTGAAACGCTTTAAATCAGGTGCGATGTCATTTGGTTCATTATCAAAAGAAGCGCATGAAACATTAGCCATTGCAATGAACCGCTTAGGCGCACGTTCAAATTCTGGTGAGGGTGGGGAAGATCCAGCGCGCTTCACAGTAGATGTAAATGGCGATAACCGCCGCAGTGCCATCAAGCAAATTGCATCGGGTCGTTTCGGTGTGAAGTCGCATTACTTAGTCAACGCCGATGAGCTGCAAATTAAAATGGCGCAAGGTGCAAAACCTGGTGAAGGCGGTCAGCTACCGGGAAATAAAGTCTATCCGTGGGTAGCAGAAGTTCGCGGCTCTACGCCTGGTGTAGGTTTAATTTCACCACCTCCACATCATGATATTTACTCAATCGAGGATATGGCAGAGCTGATTCATGACCTGAAAAATGCTAACCGTCACGCTCGTATTTCTGTAAAGCTTGTAGCAAAAGCAGGTGTTGGGACCATTGCGGCTGGTGTAGCAAAAGGTGCGGCGGATGTCATCGTGATTTCTGGTTATGACGGCGGGACGGGTGCTTCTCCAAAAACGTCGATCAAGCATACAGGTCTTCCGTGGGAGCTAGGTCTTGCAGAAGCACACCAAACATTAATGCTTAATGGCCTGCGTGACCGCGTTATTTTAGAAACAGATGGTAAATTAATGACAGGTAAAGACGTTGTGATGGCCGCATTACTTGGCGCGGAGGAGTATGCATTTGCAACAGCACCGCTCATCGTTTTAGGTTGTGTTATGATGCGCGCTTGTCATTTAGATACGTGCCCAGTTGGTGTCGCAACGCAAAATCCAGAGCTTCGTGCAAAATTTATGGGGAATGCGGATCATGTAGTCAACTATATGCGTTTTATCGCAGAGGAAATGCGTGAGTACATGTCGATTTTAGGCTTCCGCACAGTAGAGGAAATGGTTGGACGTACAGATGTCCTTGAAATTTCAGAGCGTACAAAACAGCACTGGAAAGCAAATCAGCTTGATTTATCTGCCCTTCTACATCAGGTGCAAGGTACACGTACTAAGCAAATTCAGCAAGATCATCATATCGATGAAAGCTTCGATATCCGTGTGTTGCTTCCAAAAGTGTCACAAGCAATCGTAGAAAAAAAGAAAATCGAGCTGGAATACAACATTAAAAATACAAACCGCGTAATGGGAACAATAATCGGAAGTGAAATTTCGAAAAAATACGGAGAACCGGGCTTAGAAGAAAATACAATTACATTGAAATTTACAGGTCATGCAGGTCAAAGTTTTGGTGCCTTCATTCCACGTGGGATGTCAATGAGCTGTGTTGGCGATGTAAATGATTACTTCGGTAAGGGTTTATCAGGTGGTAAGGTAGTGGCGATTGCTCCGATTAAAGGGGCGCAAGAGAAAAATGTAATTGCTGGTAACGTATGTCTTTACGGTGCAACAAGTGGTTCAGCATTTATTAACGGACGCGCAGGGCATCGATTCGGCGTTCGGAACTCAGGTGCCAACATTGTCGTTGAAGGCATTGGTGACCACGGTTGTGAGTATATGACAGGTGGCAGCATTGTTGTTCTTGGCGATGTGGGTCAAAACTTCGGTGCTGGTATGTCAGGTGGGATTGCATATATACTCCCAACAGACGAGGCAGCATTTAAAGCGCAATGTAATATGGAAATGATTGAGTTCGAACGCTTACAACATAAAGGTGAAATCGAATCTGTACGCCAGTTTATTATTAAGCATTTAGAAGAAACCGATAGCTCTCTTGCGCTGGATGTATTAGCGAAATGGAATGACTTGGTACCGAAATTTGTGAAGGTAGTGCCAACCGATTATAAGGTGATTATCGGAAAAATCGAGCGTCATAAACTTAAAGGGCTAACGGATGAATTAGCAGCGATGCTAGCATTTGAAGAAACGACTGGCGGCAATAAAGAGCAAGCGATTTCCAAATAA